AAGGTCAAACTTAGGTCTATTAAAACTaagtgtttagggcttccctggtggcgcactggttgaatccacctgtcaatgcagggaacacgggttcgagccctggtccgggaagatcccacatgccacagagcaactaagcctgagtgccacaactactgagtctgcgctctagagccggcgagccacaactactgaagcccgtgcctagagcccgtgctccgcaacaaaagaagccaccgcaatgagaagcccacacgccacgacgaagagtagcccccacttgccacaactagagaaagcccatgtgcagaaacaaagacccaactcagccatacatacatacatacataaatacataaatacataaaacaaaaaaactaagtgtttgtagggacttccctggtggctcagtggataagactccgtgttcccaatgcagggggcccgggtttgatccctggtcagggaactagatcccacatgctgtaactaagagcccgcatgctgctactaagagcctgcatgccacaactaaaagatcccgcatgccaaaactgaaggtcccacaagccgcaactaaagatcccacgtgctgcaatgaagatcctgcgcgcaaactaagacctggtgtagccaaataagtaagtaaataaataaatatttaaaacaaaaacaaaaaaaccctaagtgTCTGTAGAAACCATTATGATCCCAGCCTCTTAAAaacttacaatttttaaaaatttaagaggatgttataatcaactttttcttttgaaaacaaaatagaagtgtCCCAATTCCATGAGTTTTACTTCAGTTTTGCTAAATCCAAGCAAAATTAAATGTTGCCACAAACCAGAGCCACACCACCTCTAAGTACTTTAGATACCAAGGTTCCTTATGAGATTTCATTTGAAAAGAGTGTCCCATGGATAAGACAAGTTTGAAACAACTGGTCTACAGGATAAAAGTTAAGATCTTGAGCATAAAATATAAGGCCCTCCAAAGCCTGGTCCCTCTCAGCTCTCTCAAGCCTATTCCCACCACTTCGTGCCTGGGTATGAACTCTCAAACTGCCTATAATTCCTCATAAATACCACAGTGTTTCTCATCTTTGTGAATTTGTCCATGTTGTAGCTTCCAAATGATTACTGcctggttttattttactttacgtTTAAACAATTATATTAGGCTATGGGAAACAAATGTGACATTCTGGGCCCAGGTGGGAGTGAGCTTGGATGACTTCCACTATAGAGTGGGAGGGCAGGGCCTACAGTTCAGGCATAACAGGTCCCAGCTGTTCTCTAGGTCCTTCTGTGCCCCTAGGTTGAGCCATGAGTCATGCCACAAGAAGCTCTCTATTCCACCTCTTCTCTTTGGACACTGTAGGACTAGAGTTAGACACAGACCGATCCTAGGAGTAATATCTCCTGATGGTTCATTTGGCTAAGGAAGAAAGAGGTGTTCTAAGTAATCAAGGAAGAACTACCACACTCCAACCATGGGTCACCCAAGGAGCACAATATCCTGTAAGTCAAAATGATCTTCCCTTTATCTGGGAGCTTGCCCCCCAGGGGCATCTCGCAATGTCTGGAAACATTCTGGGTTGCCACAacttggcaggggtggggagggttgCTACTGGTATCTACTGAGTaggagccagggatgctgctaattAAACATCCCACAACGTACAGGATGgtcccccacaacaaagaattatctggcccaaaatgtcaatactgccaaggttgagaaacactgctttattTCTCAATTTGACACCACATCACCCAGGAAGGCCTTCCTGAACAGCCCAGACTGGGTTAGGTACCTCTTGTTGGTTTCCCATAGTACTTCACACTGTATCATTCAGCAATCTGTGTCTTCTGTTAGATCATGGGTACCTTTAGGGCAGACTTCTGCAgtctgtctggcacatagtaagtactcagtgaAGTAGCAGAGACTGCTATCTGCCTACCCCAAAAAACAACCTATTCTTctcagtaaaagaaacatcaacTCTCAGTTGGGCACATGGTCACTACATTCCTCAGCCTTTTATTTACGGCCATAAGACTAAGTTATGGCCAGGGCAACACACGGAGAAGGGCTACCTGAAAGCTTCTAGAAACTATTCTTAAAAAATACTTAAGGCTCCTTCTTATATGCCCACCCTACCCCTACCCTGCTGCCTAGGACACAGATAATATGACTGGAGCTCCAACTTGGACCTTGGGGGCAATGAGCTTCCAAACCAGTCTTGGTCTGCCTTCTTTTACATAACAgccactattttatttaaaaccattGTTATCTTGGATCTCTATCTTTTGCAAAGACACCTTAATCTAAATGATTTAATACCCAACTTCTATTTTTTGCCATCGATTGCCATGTTCTTCAAGAAAAGTGAGAGTTGTgctttatattaatatatgttcttgttcttctcattcttcactgacatatttttaaatacaattttcctCTACTGTTTTCCTTTTACAACCTGTTTTGCTGTCAATTGTATTCCTCGTTTATTCAATTACCCTTTTCCAGCTAAGCGTTCTCAGCTACTTAGCTCTTCAATTTGACTTGTAAAAGCAGCACAGCCATTTTCACAATCCCAAAGCATTCCTCTTAGATGGTATTTGATTAACAACTAAATTTATAAAGATAGGTTTACTGCCTTCACAAAGGATCAGTAATCCAAAGTAAACAGCCTTGCTCTATGATAATTTTATGgggaaaaatgtaatatttataaaactcCTCTGGGATATTTTAATCTGAGTTCACAGAGCTCAGCTAATCCTGATTTGCATGCTATTAATCTTACAAACTATAGAAGTGATCCTAATTTGCATGAATATAGCTTTCTCTTAACTTGctcataatattcttttttttttttttttttccagtaccgcgggcctctcactgttgtggcctctcccgttgcggagtacaggctccggacgcgcaggctcagcagccatggctcatgggcccagccgctccgtggcatgtgggatcttcccggaccggggcacgaacctgtgtcccctgcatcggcaggcggactctcaaccactgcgccaccagggaagcccactcataATATTCTTGTTATCCTTACATTTCAGAAATTTTTCAAGTAGACATTTTGTTATCTTTCTCTGGTAAtcctgtaaaatataaaaatttttaattccaaactAAGTTCCattttggaaactaaaaaaaaaattaatattctaaATTTACTAAATAACTATTCTACTTCCTCAAAAGTATCTCCATTTCCAAAaatttttctgcattattttcaCCTATTTAATGTGTTTTTTGCTCTGGATCTGATTTCTAAGTTTTTTCTCTGCTTTACACTTATTAGAAGCTTCAGAGTGTCATTTATTGTATTCTAATTTGTTCTCTTATATTTACCACTATTACATTTTTCATTCTAACCTATTTGTGCATAATAGTTGTACACCCTTTTTCTGCTCTTGGAGTAGATAACTCTTCTCTGAATTGTAGTTGTGATTCTTGTACTTATTCCTTTTAAGGGTTaccattatattattttatttttctggctttgCTCTTTTGACTACTAAACTTATTTACTGATCATAAGTTACCTTTTTATTTCACTCACTCTTGAGTATACATATGGTTggtggcttttttttgttgttactattattgatgatttttatttgttccaGGTAATTCTATAGTATCTTAATGAGTTTAAGAGCAAAAACAACTCTGTGCACTCTAGTAACTTCCTGAATGCTTCCATATGGAGATGACTAAAATTCCACAAAAATTCCACAATCTGCAGGAAGAGGTCTACATAAATAGTCTCAAACTTTACTTCTATTTCCTACTCAAAATACAAACTTCTATTTCCTACTCCAAACGCAAAATACAAATATCAAACAGAGCAGGCCTCAGCAGTAGATACCATTTACTGATCAGTAAAACCCTCCTCCAATTCAATCACTTGGAGAATTCTGCCGGAATACACctatttgcataaaatattttccttagaaTGTGCCCCCCCACCTTTCTATacaaacatttcttgaaagaTAAAGGCAAAAAGACATGTAGAAATACCTCAATTTTTTCCTACTCTCTATTAGTTTAGAAGAAATAGAGAGATCAGCGAGTTCTATACATATTGTTTTTTGGAGCTATCATATTCAAGACTATGATTCAGTTTAATACGAAGTTGAATGGTATGGTtgaataatttattaaaacaGAACGTAGCATTCAAACATAAAAGTTATAATGCCAGTCACTGGAGAAACTAGAACTACTACTGGAGTTGAACGACTACCTTAAAATATCAAGGATGACTAGTATATCTAAaatcctagggacttccctggcggtccagtggttaagaccctgtgcttccaatgcaaggggtgcgggttcgattcctggtcggggaactaagatcccatatgctgcacagcgtagccaaaaaaaattaataagtaaaaaaataaaatagaataaaatcccACAGTTTTACCTAAATGCAGAACTAAAGCTAAATTATCAGCCAGTCAAAGCAATCTGTTTTCATCCCTTCTccactcattaaatattttgcttttattttcaattttgaaaagttTAGCTTATATACACTAATCTCTAATGAAGACTCCCTGGACCACGCCAGAATGAAAGTATGCTTTCTTCTATCAAACTCTTTCATAGACGACCCTTATACATGCTAGCAGGTGACTACCTTACACCTCCTACTCTTCTGTAACTGGAACTGACCAGGGAAGGAacagatgaaatgaaaataactgaaaattcctaagcaaagcaaaagaaagcttaaCCTTCATAGTTAACAAGATAAGGCAGGTAGAACCATGAAGGCCCTTCTTATTGCTGTCATCAACAATTTCTGCATCCTGAGCCATCTGGTGATATCTTCAAGCCTTCAAGGCTGcctaaatattttcagtatttttgtactaaataatatactaaaataagtattaaaatacTTACTTTAAACAATTTTcccagaataaaaatatttataggaagGCAAAAGCACACAGGATGATTGACTCTGGGCTATGAATTCCTTATGGTCATGACTCTCAACTAACATGTAATATTTACAACCTGGTACTTACTAATGGAATAAGTCTGTATGTTTTTACCTTATCCCCCAATTAGCTCTTTTTAAGAGCAGGGACTCAGTCTTAAAAGAGGCAGTACAGTTTAGATTAGACCTGCTTCAACCACAGTAGCTCTgctcttatctattttatactgtAATGCTGGGTAAGTCTTTGTTTCAAAAAGGAgtttaaatgttattattttgctCTTAAGTTTAAAAACTACTTGCATCCCactaaaattaaaaggactgacaataccaagtgttggcaaagatgtgaagCAACTAGAACACATTCATGTATAGTACAGTCACACATGAATGGTACAGCCATACATGAATGATACAGACACTCTGGAAAACTGGAAGTATTTGTtaaagatatatagatacatagatagagaTATCTTACGAGCCATCAATTCTACTCATtgttatatacccaagagaaatgaaagcttatGTCAACCAAAGGTTATGTACAAGAATATGCTTAGCAACTTTACACATAATtccccaaaactggaaacatcaaatgtccatcaatggaacAATGGATCAATTGTGTTATATTTACATATTGGAATATCAGGtagtaatgaaaaagaatgaactactgctATGTATAATATTCTGGGTGAAtctaaatgttaaatgaaaaaatccaAGAACAAGATAATAAATAGACATGActgcatttatatgaagttcaaaaacaagcaagactgtttttgaactttatatgcAACCTCATATCACCTCTGGTGTAAGAGATTGGAACAGTGGTTACTTTGGGGTTTAGGAGGATACTGACTGGGAAGGAGCATAAAGGAGTCTTCTGAGTGCTGgtaatttttttatatctttatatggATGATAAGAACACAAGTGTGTAGAGATGTAAAcattcatcaaattgtacactgaATATTTGTGATTTACTATATATGTTAtaccctcatttttaaaaactcatatagTGGCAAGAGTCTTGGAATAGGCATTGGAGGTTCTAGTCATGGTTCTGCCATATGTGATTCTTGACAAAGCATAAAACCTCACTGGGTCTGCATTCCATACACTTTATGCTAAGTAAGGTCTCTTCCCCCTCTAAAACTCACTGATTCAAAATTCCTATGAATTTCCTTGGTCTGCATGtttgcaaaattttcttttttcttttttcttttttttggccacgctgcgcagcatgcaggttcttagttccccaaccagggatcaaacccacgctctctgcagtggaagtgcagagtcctaaccactggaccaccagggaagtccctgcaaaatTATCTTTTCCTGATTTCCACAGAAATTTAACTTGAGCATATCTCTTTAATCCCTACTTGGAGAGATGGTGGGGTGTTAATAggcttattttatattaatagatGGAACTAGCATCAGAATTTCTGGGCCAACATACAAGCATACAAAGTAAAATGCTACCTAGGAATACAGGTGATTAGAAACTAGTGATGCTCTATTATTTGGAAAGAACAGTAAACTGTGATGACGTTAGCTAAAGCTGTAATTCTCTCTGAATCAATAAAAATAACCTGGAGCCACTGGAGTGATGATACCTAATAATTTATAATCAATAACTGAAAGCTTGTTGCAGAAAGGTAGCTGTTCCTTTTCAATTACCTATATGAGGAATCAatatttactgtacaagttctatactttgaaaaaaaatcaagaagacatTCCTTGATAGGGGCAAGCAGGACACACAAGGGAAGttcactgctttttctttttcttttttttttaggtattacttttataaatggaaagataaaaaataaaatttagtcatAGCCAACTTTTCTTCATGAGGAGATGCTACCTGAATTTAACAGTAGTTTTTATATCCTTATATCCTTATTCTAGGTATAAGTCATCAAGTCAGGTTATCAGAGCAAGTCAGGCCACCCTAGTCATCACTtcatgagaaaggaagaaaaatacaatgGTTTTAGAAATACTTGAATCCAAGGAACTTCTTGTATGAATTATGGATTAAGCTTCCAAATTTCAGAGATCCtctaaaattttgtaaaaatcaaGGGAAGATGTATCCATCACATGACAAAAGAAGCACTACATGTAATAAAATGCCATGGGAAAAAGCACTAGCCCATTAAGACCAAAGCATAGATTCTAATTCTGGCCCTGCCATTTAAATTTGAGTAAATCATTTTGATCTTTCTGACTCAGATTtcctacctgtaaaatgaagggaatGAGTTAGATaattttaacctttatttttctctcactaaAATTTCCTATATGCTGGAATTCACTTCATACCAACATGGTAGATGCTTTTCCTCATATTGACCCTCATCTACACAAAAGTTAACTATCCTTATTaacaaaaatatctagaaattaaATATCAGAAGCCACTAAAATTGAATGATGGACATTAAAGTCTGATGTCCTTTCACTGCTATAAATTGGGTTTGCTTCCATCAAGTACATAAAGaacaattcataaattttaaaatgaattaagtaaATGAAAGAGTCTATAATGAACCggctagagaattttttaaaaactcactgaTGAAGCTCTATTCTAGAAAAGGTCTACAgtttccatatacatatatatattccatatagacacacacacacacacacacacacacacacacacatattctttattAGCTGAATATGgtcaaataaaaaacataacatCTACTCACTTTGACAGAGATACTCCCCCAGCTTTCCCAATCATCTCTTCATGGTGTAATACTGAGTGGTTCCAAGGAATTTGGAGGAACTTTAAGAGTGTTCTCATCCACCGTTCAGGGTGTAAGACAAGTTGCTCATAGTGAACTAACATGCATTTTTTATAGCCAACCTCCATACACTGGTTATACATGGTCTCTATGGCACGATTCCACTTGGTCAAACAGTCCCTATAGCTGTTCAGGTCAAATCCAGCGATTGTAACTTTTCGAGAAATCATTGAATGTACCGATGCCCGGCCATCACGGACCATCAGGAGAAATTTGGCATTGGGGAATAACCTAGCAAGGTAAGTTAAGGATTTCAGGGCAAAAGGATCTTTATTACATAAATAAGGGGCTGGCTCCCCATGCTTAACAATGATTTCTAGTAAGAAGGCCTGCATGGCAGAATCCAGCACTTCATCGGTGACACCAGCCTCATCCAAGCGTATTTTCTCTTTACTCGACCGTGACCATATCTGCTTCAGAGCCAGGATTCGAGGAATGACCCTGGTTTCCTCTCCACAGCGAATATCAGGGTGTGCATCTAGCATGGCCCTCATGAGTGTGGTTCCACTCCGAGGCACACctccaataaatattaaaggcataTCTTTGTGATAGGCAAAGGTTTTATTGGCTTTGATGTCCAGGCCAGTTCGCACAGTGGTCTTTGTGTTCTCCAATTTGAGGGGCTGGCTACGTTCTTCTATTCGGTGATGGCATTCCATGGCGTGTTGGCCCAAGTAAAATACAGTCACAGAACTAATCACCAGACATGCCAATAGTAAGTTCTGCTTCAGTTTTCCAACCATCTTGATGGGGTTATCTTGCTATTAAACAGATATTTTGCTACAAATGTTTTTCAGAAAACTTTCAGGCCATGGAGATTCTACTTCAGAAAGATGATCAATATCtaataggaaaaggaaaaagttatTTTACCATTACATTAAGATTGTTTACAAATTAATCATCAGTTATCACCATTGCATTTTAGCTAGAAAGAAGTTGAAGCAGTCTTAAATACACTGATACTCTTagaataaaagtatatataaatataagcaaaaataaatcaatatttctAATCAGAAACAGCTTTTCTTAATGTAACAATTCTGAAGCTACAGACCTTGCACagaatggaaatataaataaaattatttctatggtGAGTCaagcaaatatttaatattccCAAGTATGTCTGGAGTCTAACCCAAGGTTCATCTCTGATATTCAGAGTTGCTTCATCCCCAAGAAGCTTCATCCACATTCTACCATAAAGAGAAATTACAGAAGAAATATACAACTTCCAAATTTTTAACACAGATTCAGTTTATTCATAtcttacaaattatttatttaggtaCTACAGTCCAGATACTTGGGCTTGGCTGAGGATAAACTTTGAAAAGGACAGCAGTGCAGTGACCCCTGCTCTCAGGAAACAAAGTCTCATGGGCAGACAAATATACAATGATAATAAAGTGTGATCAGTGTCTTAGTAGAAACAAGCAAAGGAGACAATGGTAGTATAATGAAAAGGCACACAGAAAGGAAGCTACCTCAGGAAGCTATAAAACCATATATAAAACAAGAGGAAGGAGTACGCTAAGCAATAGAAACTTGTGGGCAAAAGCACAATGGCATGACAGAACACAGCATAATTAGGTGACAAGAAGTAGTTCAGGAAAGCTGGTGTATAGGGTGCAAAGAaaactgtgtgtgtctgtgatctAGCCTTATCTAGAGTAGATAAGATTTGGGTACACAGAGCATTCTAAACTGAAGATACGCTATGACCAAAGACACAGACATGTAAAAGCAGGGGCATGTATGTAAAACATACGTACTATGTACATGTAAACTTACCCTGAACTTCAGAGGGCAAGTGTGATGTTTAGTTTTAtctgtcaacttggctaggctatggtgcccagtgtttggtcaaacaccagtcaaaatgtttctgtgaaggtatatTTTTTAGAAGTGATTAACAATTAAATCAACAGACTTTGAGTAGATTACCCTCCAAAATACAGGTGGACCTCATCCAACAATTGAAGTCCTTAAGAGAAAAGACAAGTTTCCTGAAGAAAAAGGGACTCTCCACAAGACTGCAACACAGAAACCCTGCCTGAGTTTCTAGCCTTGCTGCCCTGAGGAATTCAGCCTCTAGGCTAACATCAACTCTTACCTGCCGGACTGCTGTATGGATTTTAGAAATACCAGtgccataatcacatgagccaattccttaaaaactctcagtcatatatatatatatatatatatatatatatatatatacacacacacacacacacacacatacatatacatacgaaTATCCTGACTGACAGTGAGTACACCTGGGGAAATGACTAACTACACCAGAAAAAGAATACATTCTGAGGGGCTGGATGTCTAGCTATGAACTAACCAGAAGGTAGGCCATTCTTCTCCCCAAAAAAACAAGTTATAAAGAGGAGTGAAACTGACAAAACCACCCTTTCAGTCCTCTGGAAATTGACCAAAGGAATACAGCAACCCAAGAAGCATTTATGTTTGAAAAACTGCTCAACGTTCAGTAAGAACAGTGAGAGCTGTGGTATTTGTGCCCAAGactactcccacccccaccatccaCCCACTCAGCAGGTACAGAGGTTCTGCAGGGCAGGGCAAACTACAAGGCCTGGAGGCTTTGCTGCTGGAATCAATGGGAGATCACTCAATTTGAACTGGAGCATAGCACACATGCCCAACCGTGCTACCAGTGTAAGTGATGCTCCAGGCGGCAGGTGAGCAAGGACGGTGAAGAGCTCTAGTAGGCTGAGGCTGTAGTCGTGATCAGCAAGCTCGTGGCCAAAGCTGAGCTATATACAGGCAAAGAGGAGACATGAAAGGATCAAGTGGAAAGTAAACACCAGGGCAGATTTGAGAACAGCCTGAACTTTGAACATGTTCCTCTGCCCCACACGCAGATCCACTGGCAGAGGACAAGTCTTACTGCCTCAATATGTTTGAGCACAACCGCTGTCCACTAAGCTATGCAGACAGGGGGGCAAACCACAAGAAAGCCatgcttaaaaatgaaaacaattgtgtgtgtgtgtatgtatctgagCAGCTACATCAGcatacatttatatgaaatgttcacatCTGGCAaatttacagagacagaaagcatggGGTGGAAGCAGGAACTTATGGCAAACAGGCATGAGGGGACTTTTtccagtgatgaaaatgttctaaaactggactgctgtgatagttgcacaactctataaaatctactaaaaatcactgaattgtaccctTAAAATGAGTAAGTTTTATGGTATATGTTACACCTCAGTAcagctggtttttctttttctgaagaatacactcaaagaaatattttttgagagtCTCAGTAGGATACAACAGTCAAGATCTGGTTTTTGTTTACTCATGTATTCATTCCTTTAGCCACATATTTGAAGACCTattactgtgccaggcactgtactttATTATAAAGCTGCAACAAAGAACCACAAAGTGAGAAGAGGTTGAGATTAGAAGATCAGCTTGATAAGAAaagactgcaaagaaaaaaacattaattaaGATAATTGGTAGCAATATAGCATTGAAAtatctatgcagaaaactgtatCCATGATGTAGAAGGCACACTTAAGATGTTACACCAGTATTTAATTTAAAGGGGAGAaagtgggaaggaaagaaaacaatggagagaaaagagagtaATAGAGAAAATGGAGAATTAAGATTCAATcctagaaaaataacattttggttAAAGAAACTAAAACTGTATCAAAAGCACAAAGGGAAAAAGTCCttttggaaatagaaaaaaagacattagtcTAT
This portion of the Pseudorca crassidens isolate mPseCra1 chromosome 15, mPseCra1.hap1, whole genome shotgun sequence genome encodes:
- the TPST1 gene encoding protein-tyrosine sulfotransferase 1, with translation MVGKLKQNLLLACLVISSVTVFYLGQHAMECHHRIEERSQPLKLENTKTTVRTGLDIKANKTFAYHKDMPLIFIGGVPRSGTTLMRAMLDAHPDIRCGEETRVIPRILALKQIWSRSSKEKIRLDEAGVTDEVLDSAMQAFLLEIIVKHGEPAPYLCNKDPFALKSLTYLARLFPNAKFLLMVRDGRASVHSMISRKVTIAGFDLNSYRDCLTKWNRAIETMYNQCMEVGYKKCMLVHYEQLVLHPERWMRTLLKFLQIPWNHSVLHHEEMIGKAGGVSLSKVERSTDQVIKPVNVGALSKWVGKIPPDVLQDMAVIAPMLAKLGYDPYANPPNYGKPDPKILENTRRVYKGEFQLPEFLKGKPQTEQVE